One Brassica oleracea var. oleracea cultivar TO1000 chromosome C7, BOL, whole genome shotgun sequence genomic window carries:
- the LOC106302438 gene encoding glutathione S-transferase T3-like, whose translation MDYDPYKTQTSNFVDLLNSQQDVVFGLGEDSVRVSSSQVPHFGEIPVERKERRTWTPTDDQVLISSWLNTSKDPVVGNEQRSGAFWQRIAAYFAASPKIAVSERREAGHCKQRWHKINDLVGKFCGAFEAASRERTSGQNEIFFNNHNKKFTLEHAWKELRNDQKWCDLSTSKTESGCKKRKLDDSAQSATSHASESMTDRPPGVKSAKANCKKRKAEERLSEFVGMWSIKEDMAIKERLSKMKLLDRLLAKVEPLDEYEETLKQKLINELESVTGCGVESREVNEWSHGSVFYPLVVGSVLHRLCLLVVTGVCFTLL comes from the exons ATGGATTATGATCCATATAAAACACAGACATCAAATTTTGTTGACCTTCTCAATAGTCAACAAGACGTTGTGTTTGGTTTAGGGGAAGATAGTGTCCGTGTTTCTTCATCACAGGTTCCTCACTTTGGTGAGATTCCTGTAGAGCGTAAAGAAAGAAGAACCTGGACGCCTACAGACGATCAAGTGCTCATATCCTCTTGGTTAAACACAAGTAAAGATCCGGTGGTAGGGAACGAGCAACGATCCGGAGCTTTTTGGCAGAGAATTGCCGCGTACTTCGCAGCATCACCAAAGATTGCAGTTAGTGAAAGAAGGGAGGCCGGTCACTGCAAGCAACGTTGGCACAAGATCAATGATCTTGTAGGGAAGTTCTGTGGCGCGTTCGAAGCTGCAAGCAGAGAGAGAACCAGCGGGCAAAATGAGATCTTCTTCAACAATCACAACAAGAAGTTCACTCTAGAACATGCGTGGAAGGAGCTTCGAAACGATCAGAAATGGTGTGACCTGTCAACTTCTAAAACGGAGAGTGGCTGTAAAAAGAGGAAGCTCGACGACAGCGCACAATCAGCAACCTCTCACGCCTCTGAATCCATGACTGATCGTCCCCCGGGTGTTAAGTCAGCTAAGGCCAATTGTAAGAAGAGAAAGGCAGAGGAAAGGTTGTCTGAGTTTGTGGGTATGTGGAGCATCAAGGAGGATATGGCTATCAAGGAAAGGCTGTCGAAGATGAAGCTCCTTGATAGGCTACTTGCAAAAGTTGAGCCGCTTGATGAGTATGAAGAAACCTTGAAACAGAAACTCATCAATGAGTTG GAGTCAGTCACAGGATGTGGAGTGGAGTCACGGGAAGTGAATGAGTGGAGTCACGGGAGTGTGTTTTACCCTCTTGTAGTAGGGTCTGTCTTGCATCGCCTCTGTCTTCTAGTAGTCACAGGAGTGTGTTTTACACTCTTGTAG
- the LOC106306672 gene encoding LOW QUALITY PROTEIN: nucleolar complex protein 4 homolog (The sequence of the model RefSeq protein was modified relative to this genomic sequence to represent the inferred CDS: inserted 2 bases in 1 codon; substituted 2 bases at 2 genomic stop codons) encodes MASILAKNQKKKQNYTLKELKSLGSDLLSSRAHINNLPLLXSPSSPPQFVVEALLSLQSFFTPLLSQLPSTSSSSTKRPRSEEDDDDTSNKKTDEDPEVIFKAWLRSKFDEFVKLLLDVLVSQQSEDTLKDIVLGTLMEFVKLLNAGRFHSSIFHRILNAIIHSAVDIDVFLDMLTSKYFNMFYFTXISMEKFVKTLEASSVVSADRTVIEHSETENESKDSLEFSIRKIYQVLSRIPPPQKQAEKSDHEMWSVSDESSSSEKPKDKKKKNKDQDSSLLSPTTIAKRMKLKFTKAWISFLRLPLPLDVYKEVLASIHQTVIPHLSNPAMLCDFLKKSYDIGGVVSVMALSSLFILMTEHGLEYPNFYEKLYALLVPSVFVAKHRARFLQLLDACLRSSLLPAYLAASFAKKLSRLSLSVPPSGSLVITALIYNQPSCASGIAFVSAXKCNKNHVYKSMVIFVQETVETANEANSEADEPNECRPKTNKNLGIDYFNNQESDLKKTGAMRSSLWEIDTLRHHYCPPVSRCVSSLETDLTVRAKTTEMKIEDFSSGSYATIFGDEIRRRVKQVPLAFYKAVPTSLFEDSDFPGWTFTIPQEEGKC; translated from the exons ATGGCGTCGATTCTCGCAAAGAACCAGAAGAAGAAACAGAACTACACCTTGAAAGAGCTCAAGTCACTAGGCAGCGACCTACTCTCATCTCGAGCTCACATCAACAACCTCCCTCTCCT CTCTCCTTCATCTCCGCCGCAGTTCGTGGTGGAAGCCCTCCTCTCACTCCAGTCCTTCTTCACTCCTCTTCTCTCCCAGCTTCCCTCGACTTCTTCTTCTTCAACGAAACGACCTCGTTCCGAAGAAGACGACGATGATACTTCAAACAAGAAGACAGATGAAGACCCTGAAGTCATATTCAAAGCTTGGCTAAGATCGAAGTTTGACGAGTTCGTGAAGCTTCTACTCGATGTTCTTGTCTCTCAACAGTCAGAAGACACTCTAAAG GATATAGTTTTGGGCACATTAATGGAGTTTGTAAAGCTTCTGAATGCGGGAAGGTTTCACTCTTCCATCTTCCACAGAATACTTAATGCTATT ATTCACTCTGCAGTTGATATTGACGTGTTCTTGGATATGCTTACCTCAAAGTACTTCAATATGTT CTATTTTACATAAATCAGCATGGAGAAGTTTGTGAAAACACTTGAAGCATCATCAGTTGTGTCTG CTGATAGAACCGTGATAGAACATAGTGAGACTGAGAATGAATCAAAAGACAG CCTCGAATTCTCTATTCGCAAGATCTATCAAGTTTTATCTCGAATTCCACCACCTCAGAAACAAGCTGAAAAGTCCGACCACGAGATGTGGAGTGTTTCAG ATGAAAGTAGTAGTAGTGAGAAACCGAAAGATAAGAAGAAAAAGAATAAAGATCAAGACAGCAGT CTTCTATCTCCGACTACAATTGCCAAGCGGATGAAGCTGAAGTTCACAAAAGCATGGATCTCATTTCTCAGACTGCCACTTCCCCTTGACGTTTACAAGGAG GTTCTTGCTAGTATTCACCAGACAGTCATTCCCCATCTGTCTAATCCTGCAATGTTATG CGACTTCCTAAAAAAGTCATATGATATCGGGGGAGTTGTCAGTGTGATGGCTCTAAGCAGCCTTTTCATCCTCATGACGGAACACGGTTTGGAATATCCCAACTTTTATGAAAAGCTCTATGCGTTACTGGTCCCTTCGGTCTTTGTGGCTAAGCACCGAGCAAGATTTCTTCAG CTTCTTGATGCTTGCCTTAGGTCATCATTGCTTCCAGCATATTTGGCAGCTTCATTCGCAAAGAAACTAAGCAGATTGTCACTTTCTGTTCCTCCTTCGGGATCGTTGGTCATTACGGCTCTAATCTACAATCAACCATCTTGTGCATCAGGTATAGCCTTCGTGAGTGCTTGAAAATGCAACAAAAATCATGTTTATAAAAGCATGGTAATTTTTGTGCAGGAAACAGTTGAAACCGCCAACGAAGCCAATTCAGAGGCTGACGAACCCAATGAGTGCCGACCAAAGACCAACAAAAATCTTGGTATTGACTATTTCAACAACCAGGAAAGCGATCTCAAGAAAACTGGTGCCATGA GGAGTTCCCTTTGGGAGATTGACACTTTGCGTCACCATTACTGCCCACCAGTCTCAAG GTGTGTTTCATCGCTGGAAACTGATCTAACCGTCAGAGCGAAAACCACCGAAATGAAAATAGAAGATTTCAGCTCTGGTTCATATGCCACCATCTTCGGAGACGAG ATTCGGAGAAGGGTAAAACAAGTTCCATTAGCCTTCTACAAAGCGGTTCCAACATCTCTGTTTGAGGATTCAGATTTTCCAGGGTGGACATTCACCATTCCTCAAGAGGAGGGAAAATGCTGA
- the LOC106302439 gene encoding uncharacterized protein LOC106302439 → MVFEKCLCDLGASVSVMPLSVVKKLGFTQYKKCRLSLVLADRSVKYPVGILEDLLVKIGRYEIPTDFVVLEMGEEAQDPLILGRSFLATAGAIVKVKEGTIDLYLGSLPVISS, encoded by the coding sequence ATGGTATTTGAGAAATGTCTCTGCGATTTGGGAGCTAGTGTCAGCGTGATGCCTTTGTCTGTTGTAAAGAAGCTTGGATTCACTCAGTACAAGAAGTGTAGACTCTCTTTGGTGTTAGCTGATCGTTCAGTGAAGTACCCTGTGGGCATCTTAGAGGACCTCCTTGTGAAGATTGGAAGGTATGAGATACCTACAGATTTTGTGGTGCTTGAGATGGGCGAGGAGGCTCAAGACCCATTGATTCTTGGAAGGTCATTCTTAGCTACAGCAGGAGCAATTGTTAAGGTGAAAGAGGGCACAATTGATCTCTATTTGG